Sequence from the uncultured Flavobacterium sp. genome:
AGATGCATTACCAATCGACGAAAGAATTTCTAAGATTAAATTGCAAAACCTTCTAAAGAAAGAATTAGAAGAATATGGTGTAAAAACCAAATTTGAATTCGGAGTTCTTAATAGTGGTTTATCGACAAAAATAAAGTCAGATGGATTTCATTATGATAAAGATGCTAGTTATCATGTACCGATATTCACTGATAATGAAGGAAGCAGTAGATATGAATTGTATATAACGTTTCCTCATAAAAAGAAATTTTTACTTTCTGAATTGTTGAGTATCACTATACTATCGATAATATTTACATTGATTATAATAGTTGCTTATACAAGTGCATTGAACCAATTGATACGTCAAAAACATATTTCTGAAATCAAGACCGATTTTATTAATAATATGACGCATGAGTTTAAAACTCCAATTGCAACAATAAATTTAGCACTCGATGCAATTAGAAATCCTAAGATTATTGAAGATAAAGAGAAAGTTTATCGCTATCTTCAAATGATTCGGGACGAAAATAAAAGAATGCATGCTCAGGTTGAAAACGTTCTTCGTATCTCTAAATTAGAAAAAAGAGAACTTGATATAACAAAAGAACCAACTGTAATTCATGATATCATTGATGATGCAATTGAGCACGTAAACTTAATTTTGGAAGACAGACAAGGTACAGTTGTAAAACACTTTAATGCAGCAAGAACAACGTGTTTGATTAACGAAGTGCATTTTACAAACGTATTGGTAAATATTTTAGAAAACGCTATAAAATATTCACCGGATGCCCCTGAAATTGAAATTTTTACAGAAAATGTAAAAGACATGATTCTGATAAAAGTAAAAGATAATGGTCTTGGTATGAGTAAGATAGCTCAGAAACGAGTTTTTGAAAAGTTTTATAGAGAACATACTGGAGATTTACATAATGTAAAAGGACACGGTTTAGGTCTTGCTTATGTAAAAAGAATCGTAGAAGATCATAATGGACAAGTATATGTTGAAAGCGAAAAAGGAAAAGGTAGCACCTTTATAATAAAAATACCATTAATAAATTAAAATATGGAAAATAATAACAAAAGAATACTTTTAGTAGAAGATGACCTTAATTTTGGGGCAGTTCTTAAAGATTATCTAATGTTAAATGACTTTGAAGTTACTTTAGCTAAAAACGGTATGGAAGGTTTCGAGAAGTTCAAGAAAGATGTATATGATTTGTGTATTCTTGACGTAATGATGCCTTATAAAGATGGTTATACTTTAGCCAAAGAAATTAGAGAGAAAAATAGCGAAGTGCCAATTATCTTTTTAACGGCAAAATCTATGAAAGAAGATGTGCTAAAAGGATATAAAGCCGGAGCTGATGATTACTTAAATAAACCTTTTGATTCAGAAGTTTTATTGATGAAAATCAAAGCAATCATTCAAAGAAAATCTGCTGATACAAAAGCAGAACAAGTTCAATTTGAGTTTAATATTGGTAAATTCCACCTAAATTCTAAACTTAGATTCTTAACATTCGAAAATGAAGAACCAATAAAATTATCTCCAAAAGAGAATGAATTACTTAAAATGTTAATTCTTCACGAAAATGATTTAATGCCAAGAGAACTAGCATTAACAAAAATCTGGAGAGATGACAACTACTTTACTTCAAGAAGTATGGACGTTTACATCGCTAAACTTAGAAAATACCTAAAAGCAGACGAAGATGTTGAGATCCTTAACATTCACGGAGAAGGATTTAGATTAGTTGTTAAAAGTAAAGTTACAGAATAACAGAATAACAAAAAATTCACCAAACAAAAAATATTAAAGCTCTGAGAAATCAGAGCTTTTTTTATGCTTATATTTTTTCAGATTACTATTATACGCAATCTTTACAGAAATGACAAATCCAGCGAAAAGAATGGAATTTGGTCCCGAAGCTTCGGGATAAAAAATTAGACTTTTAATTTTAAAATATTAGCTTTTCATATAATTTGGAGCTATTTCCTGCTATCCGCTATATCTTTTTCGGGCAAAAAAGCCCTAAAAAGGATACCGCTTCTATCAGGGCTATGGCTTTAGTTTTCAGTTAGATAATCCTATATTTTTAGAACCATAAAAATGAATAAATATTTTTTACACGAATTTTCTCTATTATTATTTGGAAAATTAAAAAAGTATTCTGAATATTTGCAGACGAAAAAATTAATAACCCTTTAAAAACGAAG
This genomic interval carries:
- a CDS encoding HAMP domain-containing sensor histidine kinase, whose protein sequence is MNKLFFRILVLLMSLSLIGIILVQVYWFNSSFKNNDEQFKYHVTQVIGNVADKLEQQEEYSFYDKWNRLKDSTGKIPKKEDLLEVLYVQRNTKTNKTIVYSNTLTSEDYDISGSLFNKKFSSERFKNFSSKRVTEVYNNNNNIDNSTLGQSLIPDLKIEKSGSLDLLNKVQMEISIKDFADALPIDERISKIKLQNLLKKELEEYGVKTKFEFGVLNSGLSTKIKSDGFHYDKDASYHVPIFTDNEGSSRYELYITFPHKKKFLLSELLSITILSIIFTLIIIVAYTSALNQLIRQKHISEIKTDFINNMTHEFKTPIATINLALDAIRNPKIIEDKEKVYRYLQMIRDENKRMHAQVENVLRISKLEKRELDITKEPTVIHDIIDDAIEHVNLILEDRQGTVVKHFNAARTTCLINEVHFTNVLVNILENAIKYSPDAPEIEIFTENVKDMILIKVKDNGLGMSKIAQKRVFEKFYREHTGDLHNVKGHGLGLAYVKRIVEDHNGQVYVESEKGKGSTFIIKIPLIN
- a CDS encoding response regulator transcription factor, which encodes MENNNKRILLVEDDLNFGAVLKDYLMLNDFEVTLAKNGMEGFEKFKKDVYDLCILDVMMPYKDGYTLAKEIREKNSEVPIIFLTAKSMKEDVLKGYKAGADDYLNKPFDSEVLLMKIKAIIQRKSADTKAEQVQFEFNIGKFHLNSKLRFLTFENEEPIKLSPKENELLKMLILHENDLMPRELALTKIWRDDNYFTSRSMDVYIAKLRKYLKADEDVEILNIHGEGFRLVVKSKVTE